The following proteins are encoded in a genomic region of Paenibacillus sp. FSL H3-0469:
- a CDS encoding copper homeostasis protein CutC produces the protein MLLEVIATTVSDAVIAERYGADRIELVTGIREGGLTPSLGLIEAVREQVSIPVRVMVRPHARSFVYDASDVETMLRDIRHIAGVGGLSVVMGMLREDRTIDEELLSRLLEQTAGMEVTFHRAFDEVQDQLEALEVLKRYPQITDILTSGGTAAANTPGGMVRLAVLERLSAGSSLSILAGSGLNAADLKDFVTRTGVRRVHFGSAVREDGDPLKPVDPERLAAIRTLLKP, from the coding sequence ATGCTGTTAGAGGTTATAGCAACTACAGTAAGTGATGCGGTCATAGCGGAGCGTTATGGTGCTGACCGGATTGAACTGGTCACGGGCATCCGTGAAGGCGGATTAACGCCCAGTCTGGGTCTGATTGAAGCGGTCCGGGAGCAGGTTAGCATTCCGGTGAGAGTAATGGTAAGGCCGCATGCACGCTCCTTCGTGTACGATGCATCCGATGTGGAGACCATGCTGCGCGATATCCGCCATATAGCCGGGGTAGGCGGGCTGTCCGTGGTGATGGGGATGCTCCGGGAGGACCGGACGATAGATGAAGAACTGCTGAGCCGGCTATTGGAGCAGACGGCGGGGATGGAGGTTACCTTCCACCGTGCGTTCGATGAGGTGCAGGACCAGCTTGAAGCTCTTGAGGTTCTTAAGCGGTATCCGCAGATTACCGATATTCTGACCTCCGGCGGGACTGCTGCTGCCAATACGCCTGGCGGTATGGTAAGACTTGCTGTACTGGAACGGCTGTCTGCCGGTTCTTCGCTCTCCATCCTGGCAGGCAGCGGCCTGAATGCCGCAGACCTGAAGGACTTCGTTACACGGACCGGTGTCCGCCGGGTGCATTTTGGTTCGGCAGTCCGGGAGGACGGCGACCCGCTGAAGCCGGTAGACCCGGAGCGGCTCGCAGCCATCCGTACGCTTCTCAAGCCCTAG
- a CDS encoding sugar kinase: MSSRGSENKIILIKRKTRLEELVVRYNTIQQAQFYIERLGADFSDYLSEDFQYRKAVETAVTELSAIGRLQVLERQHVPNFIFGAEDTVVVLGQDGLVANTLKYLQEQPLIGVNPDPLRWDGVLLPFRVKEVRQVVSEVLRAQRQVREVTLAKVELNDGQSLYGVNDLFIGRRTHVSARYQLELNGQLEQQSSSGIIVSTGLGSTGWLKSVLAGAAGIVSRAAQMQHAEAERTARVSAEIAAVSTGSGLAWNHPELYFTVREPFPSRTTSAELVFGRISSSLPLRITSQMPEDGVIFSDGVESDYLEFNSGVEATVGLAEKTGRLVV, from the coding sequence ATGAGCAGCCGGGGATCGGAGAACAAAATTATACTGATCAAGCGGAAGACACGCCTGGAGGAGCTGGTGGTCCGCTACAATACGATCCAGCAGGCCCAGTTCTATATTGAACGGCTGGGTGCCGATTTCAGCGACTACTTAAGCGAGGATTTCCAATACCGCAAAGCGGTGGAGACCGCAGTGACCGAGCTTAGCGCCATAGGCCGGCTCCAGGTGCTGGAGCGGCAGCATGTGCCGAACTTCATCTTCGGAGCTGAGGATACCGTAGTGGTTCTGGGCCAGGACGGTCTGGTCGCCAACACGCTGAAATACCTTCAGGAGCAGCCGCTGATCGGGGTGAATCCTGATCCGCTGCGCTGGGATGGCGTGCTGCTGCCCTTCAGGGTCAAGGAGGTGCGGCAAGTGGTGAGTGAGGTGCTGCGCGCCCAGCGCCAGGTCCGTGAGGTTACCCTTGCCAAGGTGGAGCTGAATGACGGCCAGAGCCTGTACGGGGTGAACGATCTGTTCATCGGCCGCCGGACCCATGTCTCAGCCCGGTATCAGCTGGAGCTGAACGGGCAGCTGGAGCAGCAGTCCTCCAGCGGCATCATTGTCTCGACGGGCCTGGGCTCCACGGGCTGGCTCAAGAGTGTGCTTGCCGGAGCCGCAGGAATCGTCAGCCGTGCCGCACAAATGCAGCATGCAGAGGCTGAACGGACAGCCCGGGTGTCTGCGGAGATTGCCGCAGTCAGCACGGGCAGCGGGCTGGCCTGGAACCATCCTGAGCTGTATTTCACCGTGCGGGAGCCTTTTCCAAGCCGGACGACTTCAGCGGAGCTGGTATTCGGGAGAATCAGCAGCAGTCTGCCGCTGCGCATCACCTCGCAGATGCCGGAGGACGGCGTGATCTTCAGCGATGGAGTGGAGAGCGATTATCTGGAATTCAACTCCGGGGTGGAAGCGACGGTTGGACTGGCGGAGAAGACCGGCAGGCTGGTAGTCTAG
- a CDS encoding SPFH domain-containing protein, which produces MFGFRFVKFQPSDYVLKVKNGKVVREGVGLSFHYYAPTTSVVVVPVSSIDVPFMFEEITADYQTVTVQGQLTYRIADYRKTTQILNYTYNLKKNTYLSDDPHKLAQRVINIAKVLTKKQLGQLPLKEAIQSSERLAKMITHEIGQSAEIEKLGIELMGLSILAIVPNKETLRALEAQAREEMLRNADNALYERRNASIEQERRVKENELNTEIAVQTKKRQMREALLDSDRSAKQKQNEMKEEQLIFDTELEEKKQALIELAIANKRAEADAKAYELTAVMNSLQNVSPNVLQALTNVGMNPDKLIAIAFQELAENAGKIGQLNITPDLLQGIMAGSYGGGNNAAKGGNER; this is translated from the coding sequence ATGTTCGGATTCCGGTTCGTGAAATTTCAGCCCAGTGATTATGTGCTTAAGGTGAAGAATGGCAAGGTAGTGCGTGAAGGGGTCGGGCTTTCTTTTCATTATTATGCGCCGACGACTTCGGTGGTTGTGGTGCCTGTCTCCTCGATAGATGTTCCATTCATGTTCGAGGAAATTACAGCGGACTATCAGACGGTAACCGTCCAGGGACAGCTGACCTACCGGATTGCCGATTACCGCAAGACCACCCAGATCCTCAACTACACCTATAATCTCAAAAAGAACACCTATCTCTCCGACGATCCGCACAAGCTGGCCCAGCGGGTAATTAATATCGCCAAGGTCCTGACCAAGAAGCAGCTCGGGCAGCTCCCGCTGAAGGAGGCGATCCAGTCGAGTGAACGTCTGGCCAAGATGATTACCCATGAAATCGGCCAGAGTGCGGAGATTGAGAAGCTGGGCATAGAGCTGATGGGCTTGTCCATTCTGGCGATTGTACCGAATAAGGAGACGCTGCGGGCCTTGGAAGCGCAGGCCAGGGAGGAGATGCTCCGTAATGCAGATAACGCGCTCTATGAGCGGCGTAATGCTTCGATTGAGCAGGAACGGCGGGTGAAGGAGAATGAGCTGAATACAGAGATCGCCGTTCAGACGAAGAAGCGGCAGATGCGTGAGGCGCTGCTTGACTCTGACCGTTCGGCGAAGCAGAAGCAGAATGAGATGAAGGAAGAGCAGCTGATTTTTGATACGGAGCTGGAGGAGAAGAAGCAGGCGCTGATTGAGCTGGCCATAGCGAATAAGAGAGCCGAAGCGGATGCCAAGGCTTACGAGCTGACGGCGGTAATGAATTCGCTGCAAAATGTATCGCCTAACGTCCTGCAGGCGCTGACGAATGTCGGCATGAATCCGGATAAGCTGATCGCCATCGCCTTCCAGGAGCTGGCGGAGAATGCCGGGAAGATCGGCCAGCTTAACATTACGCCGGACCTGCTCCAGGGAATCATGGCCGGTTCGTATGGCGGAGGGAACAATGCGGCAAAGGGAGGCAATGAACGATGA
- a CDS encoding NUDIX domain-containing protein, with amino-acid sequence MKECNGEGEVPYCEACAVFRFPVFSTAMSTAVMNRGLDRILLIQQYKRKDYILLAGYVNKGENAEAALIREVKEEAGLEVIAYEYMRSQYFAPSNTLMLNYISVADTEDLSAMSDELDHAAWFTLDEAADAILAGSLAESFLLTIIDKLRQGRALEDFTAVVR; translated from the coding sequence ATGAAGGAATGCAACGGAGAAGGAGAGGTGCCCTACTGTGAAGCCTGCGCCGTCTTCAGATTCCCTGTGTTCAGCACAGCGATGAGTACAGCCGTAATGAACCGGGGACTCGATAGAATCCTGCTTATCCAGCAGTATAAGCGCAAGGATTACATTCTGCTCGCCGGGTACGTGAATAAGGGAGAGAATGCCGAAGCGGCCCTGATCCGTGAAGTGAAGGAAGAAGCGGGGCTTGAGGTGATTGCTTATGAATATATGCGCAGCCAGTATTTCGCCCCGTCTAATACATTAATGCTCAATTACATCAGTGTGGCTGACACGGAGGACCTGAGTGCCATGAGCGACGAGCTGGACCACGCAGCCTGGTTCACACTGGATGAAGCTGCGGACGCCATATTAGCAGGCAGCCTCGCGGAGAGCTTCCTGCTTACAATTATTGATAAGCTGAGACAGGGGCGGGCTCTGGAGGATTTTACAGCGGTTGTCCGGTAA
- a CDS encoding sensor domain-containing protein, with product MIRQSIHAWKLLMLSLPKGIIAFVIAVTGLSASLPLIIVWVGLPLLALTLAWCRSMMSNEHKTVEAWSSGNSRRGTGKPAVIADHAPAFRWEGLRTLGHQLRDRESYRGILYSLLQLPAGILGFTLALVLPAVAFSALLSPVAQRISSSVFSYDLNMLDPEVFFFLSGTTSDERSWILCGTGFVLLLLLPLLLVGLGRLYAAWISAVSGTPADSSTSPSLEIMPAGR from the coding sequence ATGATAAGACAAAGTATACACGCGTGGAAACTACTAATGCTCTCCCTGCCCAAAGGAATCATTGCTTTCGTCATTGCTGTTACAGGTCTGAGTGCGAGCCTGCCTCTGATTATTGTGTGGGTGGGGCTGCCGCTGCTGGCCCTGACCTTGGCCTGGTGCCGCAGCATGATGTCCAATGAACACAAAACCGTTGAAGCCTGGTCCAGCGGCAACAGCCGACGGGGAACCGGGAAACCCGCTGTTATAGCGGATCATGCCCCCGCCTTCCGCTGGGAGGGGCTGCGGACATTAGGACACCAGCTCCGTGACAGGGAGTCGTACCGGGGAATCCTGTACAGCCTCCTCCAGCTGCCCGCAGGGATTCTGGGCTTCACGCTTGCGCTGGTCCTGCCTGCGGTGGCCTTCAGCGCTCTTCTGTCACCTGTGGCTCAGCGAATCAGCTCATCGGTATTCTCCTATGATCTGAATATGCTGGACCCCGAGGTCTTCTTCTTCCTGTCCGGCACAACCTCAGATGAACGCTCATGGATTCTATGCGGAACCGGATTTGTATTGCTGCTGCTTCTGCCGCTGCTGTTGGTGGGTCTTGGGCGTCTGTACGCGGCCTGGATCAGCGCAGTCTCAGGAACACCAGCGGACTCTTCCACCAGTCCCTCTTTGGAAATCATGCCTGCGGGGCGCTAA
- a CDS encoding transposase: MAPEDKYSQIFEHLHLAPVLFALGKKSHRGRPEKLNVPAMIYSLLIAKMENIEFVSALVRRLNHSNEFRVQCRFTGSDNIPSQASYSRLIHALEQTGMLEQLQDRLVTSALEEGFVSGTHLAVDSSMVEAWDCQFSESASKRRAARREQKKGEAPVAEQLQLEHSEPEPKTVNKPLKKPRYSKPGRPSPAEKERRREEMEAYEQSLGPFQKTIEAMLPYTYDELLTALPRHAARCDKKNTKGRMTSYYGFKANLLVDTDSQYILSGLWSSAHPNDQRMAVVLLKGLLLKFPMLKVKHILGDKGYDCAAIYQLIHSLGAYPAISLIHHKDPPAGMNLDYTPVCAQGHAYRYDSFEAKYETLKYTRPSECQGCALSGTSCQKVFKIRIQTDLRLHTYPARGSESFTTLYNKRTAVERVFAYLKEYFGLKRTRHRGVRASVDFQLSTLAYNLSKFALDKLNQQLKDSQQVA; the protein is encoded by the coding sequence ATGGCTCCGGAAGATAAATACAGCCAAATCTTTGAACACTTACATTTAGCTCCAGTTCTATTCGCACTGGGGAAAAAGAGCCATCGCGGACGGCCTGAAAAATTAAACGTACCTGCCATGATCTACTCGCTGCTGATTGCTAAAATGGAGAACATCGAGTTTGTCTCTGCCTTGGTCCGGCGATTGAATCATAGCAACGAATTTCGAGTCCAGTGCCGGTTTACGGGCTCGGACAACATTCCCAGCCAGGCCTCCTATTCTCGTTTGATTCATGCGCTGGAGCAAACGGGAATGCTGGAACAACTGCAGGATCGCCTAGTCACATCTGCCCTAGAAGAAGGGTTTGTGAGCGGCACCCATCTTGCTGTGGATTCCTCCATGGTCGAGGCGTGGGATTGCCAATTTAGCGAATCGGCCTCCAAGCGTCGTGCGGCTCGCCGGGAGCAAAAGAAAGGTGAAGCTCCGGTGGCTGAACAACTTCAGCTCGAACATTCCGAGCCTGAGCCGAAGACGGTGAACAAGCCGCTGAAGAAACCCAGGTATAGCAAGCCTGGTCGTCCGTCCCCGGCGGAAAAGGAACGTCGGCGCGAGGAAATGGAAGCTTATGAACAAAGTCTCGGACCGTTCCAGAAAACCATTGAAGCGATGTTGCCCTACACGTACGATGAACTGCTGACCGCGTTGCCCCGGCATGCTGCGCGTTGTGACAAGAAAAATACGAAGGGCCGAATGACCAGCTATTACGGGTTCAAGGCGAATCTGCTGGTCGACACGGACAGCCAGTATATCCTAAGCGGCCTCTGGAGTTCAGCCCATCCGAATGACCAGCGTATGGCGGTCGTCCTTCTCAAAGGCCTGCTCCTGAAGTTTCCCATGCTAAAGGTCAAGCATATCTTGGGCGACAAGGGCTACGACTGCGCGGCAATCTACCAGTTGATTCATTCGCTCGGCGCCTATCCTGCGATTTCTCTGATTCACCACAAAGACCCGCCTGCGGGAATGAATCTGGATTACACGCCGGTGTGCGCTCAAGGGCATGCGTACCGTTACGACAGTTTTGAGGCCAAATATGAGACCCTGAAGTACACCCGGCCTAGTGAATGCCAAGGCTGTGCGCTGTCCGGTACCTCTTGCCAAAAAGTGTTTAAAATTCGCATCCAAACGGATTTGCGTTTGCATACCTATCCCGCCAGAGGCAGCGAAAGTTTTACCACGCTATACAACAAGCGGACGGCCGTGGAGCGTGTATTTGCCTATCTCAAAGAGTATTTCGGGTTGAAACGCACACGCCACCGCGGTGTCCGGGCAAGTGTCGATTTCCAGCTCAGTACGCTCGCGTACAATTTGAGCAAGTTTGCGTTAGACAAGTTGAACCAACAGTTGAAAGACTCCCAGCAAGTAGCCTGA
- a CDS encoding GGDEF domain-containing protein, whose product MEEARNYMLTILSILIGVLTVYSTLRLTRDFARQPQRTRAVRSSLVVLVISAGLGCMHLLGRRALTGFTTEGKSLLISLFLYMLTLAGILYLFLRMRMILGEREQLKELAYRDTLTGLLNKNGMDHFWDHCKVSEQLAVLYLDLNRFKSINDTLGHHTGDLLLEAVGTSLQQFTCKGKRHIFRVGGDEFVIIAKRYSRKEAEQLALKVLERITRTYKLESHELFVSASVGITISQGRIDPKQLLQEADSAMYSAKQLGSGRCAVYKQEGRIPSVKLVSSSRAQ is encoded by the coding sequence GTGGAAGAGGCCCGCAATTATATGCTGACGATTCTATCCATACTTATAGGAGTACTGACCGTATATAGCACGCTTAGACTGACAAGGGATTTCGCCAGACAACCGCAAAGAACCCGGGCGGTCCGCTCGAGCCTTGTGGTACTGGTAATTAGTGCCGGGCTTGGTTGCATGCATCTGCTGGGCAGAAGAGCCTTAACCGGCTTTACTACAGAAGGCAAAAGCCTGTTGATCTCTTTGTTCCTGTACATGCTGACACTTGCCGGTATTCTGTATCTGTTCCTGCGGATGCGCATGATCCTTGGGGAGCGTGAGCAGCTTAAGGAATTGGCATACCGGGATACGCTGACCGGCCTGCTGAATAAGAACGGAATGGATCATTTCTGGGATCATTGCAAAGTAAGCGAGCAGCTTGCGGTATTATATCTGGACCTGAACCGGTTCAAATCGATTAATGATACCCTCGGCCATCATACAGGGGATCTGTTACTGGAGGCCGTTGGAACCAGCCTGCAGCAATTCACCTGCAAGGGCAAGCGGCATATTTTTCGGGTGGGCGGAGATGAATTTGTCATTATCGCCAAACGCTACAGCCGCAAGGAGGCGGAACAGCTTGCCCTTAAGGTTCTGGAGCGCATCACCCGTACCTATAAGCTGGAGAGCCATGAATTATTCGTGTCCGCGAGTGTCGGGATCACGATAAGCCAGGGCCGGATCGATCCGAAGCAACTGCTTCAGGAGGCGGATTCGGCTATGTACAGTGCCAAGCAACTGGGAAGCGGACGTTGTGCCGTATACAAGCAGGAGGGCCGTATTCCTTCCGTGAAGCTGGTCAGCAGCTCAAGAGCACAATAA
- a CDS encoding glycerophosphodiester phosphodiesterase: MNIINFAHRGASAAAPENTMAAFRKGLELGATGIETDVQMTSDGAVVVIHDESLNRTTSGSGYVKDKTLREMLEVDAGSWFSPEFAGERIPTLDELLDLLQGRETILNIELKNGTFLYPGMEEKVIAAVREQGMSERVVISSFNHYSLAYCKSLAPEIRTGILYGEGLYRPWNYAATLQADALHAHHSSVLPEFVNAAAEKGIAYHPWTVNDPERMQALIDAEVAGIITDHPDVLAGLLAARGV; this comes from the coding sequence ATGAACATCATTAATTTCGCGCATCGCGGCGCATCCGCAGCCGCCCCGGAGAACACAATGGCGGCCTTCCGCAAGGGTCTGGAGCTTGGTGCAACCGGCATTGAGACCGACGTACAAATGACCAGTGACGGAGCAGTAGTAGTCATCCATGATGAGAGTCTTAACCGCACCACTTCAGGCAGCGGTTATGTGAAGGATAAGACGCTTCGTGAGATGCTGGAGGTGGACGCAGGCTCCTGGTTCAGCCCTGAGTTCGCTGGAGAACGGATTCCGACACTGGACGAGCTGCTGGATCTGCTGCAGGGCCGGGAGACGATTCTGAATATAGAGCTGAAGAACGGGACCTTCCTCTATCCCGGCATGGAAGAGAAGGTAATCGCCGCTGTCCGGGAGCAGGGGATGAGTGAGCGGGTGGTAATCTCCAGCTTCAATCATTATTCCCTGGCCTACTGCAAGTCGCTGGCACCGGAGATCCGTACGGGTATTCTCTACGGCGAGGGACTGTACCGTCCTTGGAATTACGCGGCTACCTTGCAGGCGGATGCGCTCCATGCCCATCATTCCTCAGTGCTGCCGGAGTTCGTGAATGCCGCTGCGGAGAAAGGCATTGCCTATCATCCGTGGACGGTTAATGATCCCGAGCGGATGCAGGCATTAATCGATGCTGAGGTAGCAGGGATCATTACCGATCATCCGGATGTTCTGGCCGGGCTTTTGGCTGCCAGAGGCGTCTGA